The following proteins are encoded in a genomic region of Magnolia sinica isolate HGM2019 chromosome 1, MsV1, whole genome shotgun sequence:
- the LOC131244129 gene encoding glycine-rich cell wall structural protein 1-like: MGVSTKWLPALLLLLSILFHLSAITFGDFEEESRFGGPVGRRFGGGRGGGLGGGFGAGGGAGGGVGGGAGGGGGFGGGGGGGVGGGAGHGGGFGAGGGVGGGAGGGVGGGGGFGGGGGGGLGGGSGHGGGFGAGGGVGGGAGGGIGGGGGAGGGGGGGIGGGSGHGGGFGAGGGLGGGAGGGVGGGGGFGGGGGGGAGGGGGIGGGSGHGGGFGVGGGVGGGAGGGVGGGGGFGGGGGGGAGGGSGHGGGFGAGGGVGGGAGGGVGGSGGFGGGGGGGAGGGGGR; the protein is encoded by the coding sequence ATGGGTGTTTCTACAAAATGGCTTCCTGCATTGCTTCTTCTTCTCAGCATTCTCTTCCATTTGAGTGCAATTACCTTTGGAGATTTCGAAGAAGAGAGTAGGTTTGGCGGGCCTGTTGGCAGGCGGTTTGGCGGTGGCCGGGGCGGTGGTCTAGGGGGAGGGTTTGGCGCCGGGGGTGGTGCGGGTGGTGGTGTGGGTGGTGGAGCTGGTGGGGGCGGTGGCTTTGGTGGCGGTGGAGGgggtggtgttggtggtggtgCTGGTCATGGAGGTGGGTTCGGAGCGGGAGGTGGTGTAGGAGGCGGTGCAGGTGGTGGTGTTGGAGGGGGTGGTGGTTTCGGGGGAGGTGGCGGTGGCGGATTGGGTGGTGGGTCCGGTCATGGTGGAGGGTTTGGAGCGGGTGGTGGTGTAGGTGGCGGTGCTGGCGGTGGAATTGGTGGTGGAGGTGGTGCTGGTGGCGGTGGAGGTGGTGGCATTGGAGGTGGGTCCGGTCATGGTGGTGGGTTCGGAGCGGGTGGTGGCCTAGGAGGGGGTGCAGGTGGTGGTGTTGGAGGGGGCGGTGGTTTCGGTGGTGGTGGTGGCGGAGGAGCTGGTGGAGGCGGTGGCATTGGAGGTGGGTCCGGGCATGGTGGTGGATTCGGAGTGGGTGGTGGCGTAGGAGGGGGTGCGGGTGGTGGTGTTGGAGGGGGCGGTGGttttggtggtggtggtggcggAGGAGCTGGTGGAGGGTCTGGACACGGCGGAGGATTTGGTGCCGGTGGTGGCGTAGGAGGTGGTGCAGGTGGTGGTGTTGGCGGCAGTGGAGGCTTTGGAGGGGGTGGAGGTGGTGGTGCAGGTGGAGGTGGCGGCcgttaa
- the LOC131244138 gene encoding glycine-rich cell wall structural protein 1-like has product MGITTKWVPGLLLLLSILFHLSAITYGDFDEESRFGGPVGRRFGWGRGGGLGGGSGFGAGGGADGGVGGGGGFGGGGGGGGAGHGGGFGAGGGVGGGAGGGVGGGGGFGGGGGGGLGGGSGHGGGFGTGGGLGGGAGAGGGIGGGGGAGGGGGGGIGGGSGHGGGFGAGGGIGGGAGGGVGGGGGFGGGGGGGAGGGSGHGGGFGAGGGVGGGAGGGVGGGGGFGGGGGGGAGGGAGHGGGFGAGGGIGGGAGGGLGGGRGVGGGHGIGSGIGIGVGVGVGVGVGVGGGAGGGAGGGAGGGGGGR; this is encoded by the coding sequence ATGGGTATTACTACAAAATGGGTTCCTGGATTACTTCTCCTTCTCAGCATTCTCTTCCATTTGAGTGCAATTACCTATGGAGATTTCGACGAAGAGAGTAGGTTTGGCGGGCCTGTTGGCAGGCGGTTTGGCTGGGGTCGTGGAGGCGGTCTCGGGGGAGGAAGTGGGTTTGGGGCCGGGGGTGGTGCGGATGGCGGTGTGGGTGGTGGTGGCGGCTTTGGTGGAGGTGGAGGGGGTGGTGGTGCTGGTCATGGAGGTGGGTTCGGAGCAGGAGGTGGTGTAGGAGGCGGTGCGGGTGGCGGTGTTGGGGGAGGAGGTGGTTTCGGTGGCGGTGGCGGTGGCGGATTGGGTGGTGGGTCCGGTCATGGTGGAGGGTTTGGAACTGGTGGGGGTCTCGGTGGCGGTGCTGGTGCTGGGGGTGGAATTGGTGgtggaggtggtgctgggggtggtGGAGGTGGCGGCATTGGAGGTGGATCCGGGCATGGTGGTGGGTTCGGAGCGGGTGGTGGCATAGGAGGGGGTGCGGGTGGTGGCGTTGGAGGGGGCGGTGGTTTCGGTGGTGGCGGCGGTGGAGGAGCTGGTGGCGGGTCCGGACATGGTGGGGGATTCGGTGCCGGTGGTGGCGTAGGAGGTGGTGcaggtggtggtgttggtggtggcgGAGGCTTCGGAGGGGGTGGAGGTGGTGGTGCAGGTGGAGGTGCTGGTCATGGCGGTGGGTTTGGCGCCGGGGGTGGTATAGGCGGTGGAGCCGGTGGAGGACTCGGAGGTGGTCGTGGAGTTGGTGGCGGTCATGGGATCGGCAGTGGCATCGGGATAGGGGTCGGGGTTGGCGTTGGAGTTGGAGTTGGAGTTGGAGGTGGCGCAGGAGGTGGAGCTGGTGGTGGGGCAGGTGGTGGAGGTGGTGGCCGTTAA